In Brevibacillus brevis NBRC 100599, a single genomic region encodes these proteins:
- a CDS encoding glutathione ABC transporter substrate-binding protein — protein MKKTRFFQTLLAMTVAVSTALAGCSQAPEAGGTSNSSGQTNASSPAGKEGGTLVIARLSDANNLDPHFLTQINSAAIIHHKVYEGLVRMDKESKYVGSLASEWKQLDDVTWEFKLRSGVTFHDGTPFNAEAVKKTIARVQDPAVGSNRANLFEAIKEVKVVDDTTVRFILHYPYAPLLSVLASAEGGILSPKAIEQYGKDLTKHPTGTGPYKFESWTPGQEVVLVKNDSYWGDKPKLDKVVFKTVPEDTTRLAMVETGEANVAEQLPVTEVDRVKNSPSMTLGRYPAFASDHIGINNSKKPFDDVRVRQAIAHAIDKKTILQGVYNDVGTVAHSSITPSMVGYSPNVKDLPYDLEKSKKLLVEAGYGNGFKATIYLNDNKARVSLAEVLQQQLKQINIDLEVKVLEFGAYIEAANKGETELFLSGWGNATGDADYNQYNLFHTKSQGAAGNHAFYSNPEVDKLIDEGRKEKDEEKRKQIYEKAQQIEMDEAAMVPYRFSENLAAIQKGVEGVWISPAGHIEIDDVTMP, from the coding sequence ATGAAAAAGACGCGCTTTTTCCAGACGCTGCTTGCCATGACCGTTGCGGTTTCTACAGCGTTGGCAGGCTGCTCACAAGCACCTGAAGCAGGAGGGACTTCCAATTCTTCAGGGCAAACCAATGCTTCATCACCAGCTGGCAAAGAAGGCGGGACACTCGTCATCGCTCGCTTGTCTGATGCGAACAACCTTGACCCACATTTTCTAACGCAAATCAATTCCGCCGCCATCATTCATCACAAGGTATACGAGGGTCTCGTTCGGATGGACAAAGAAAGCAAATATGTAGGCTCACTCGCTTCTGAATGGAAGCAGCTCGATGATGTGACATGGGAATTCAAGCTCCGCTCTGGTGTGACATTCCACGATGGCACGCCATTCAATGCGGAAGCTGTGAAAAAGACGATTGCACGTGTTCAAGACCCGGCTGTAGGCTCTAACCGCGCCAATTTGTTTGAAGCCATTAAGGAAGTAAAGGTCGTGGATGATACAACGGTTCGATTCATCCTGCACTATCCATACGCACCACTCCTGTCTGTGCTCGCCAGTGCGGAGGGGGGAATTTTGTCACCAAAAGCGATTGAACAGTATGGGAAAGATTTGACCAAGCATCCAACGGGAACAGGGCCTTATAAATTCGAATCATGGACACCTGGACAAGAAGTCGTCCTGGTGAAAAACGACAGCTATTGGGGCGACAAACCGAAGCTGGATAAAGTCGTCTTCAAGACCGTTCCAGAGGATACGACCAGACTCGCGATGGTCGAGACAGGAGAGGCGAATGTAGCTGAGCAATTGCCAGTGACAGAAGTTGATCGGGTGAAAAATTCTCCGAGTATGACACTTGGCCGTTACCCTGCTTTCGCTAGCGATCATATCGGGATTAACAACTCGAAGAAGCCATTCGATGATGTACGCGTTCGTCAAGCGATTGCACATGCGATCGATAAGAAAACCATCCTTCAAGGGGTCTACAACGATGTCGGGACGGTTGCTCATTCCTCCATTACCCCGTCCATGGTTGGTTACAGCCCGAATGTAAAAGACTTGCCTTACGATCTGGAAAAATCCAAAAAGCTGTTGGTGGAAGCTGGATACGGAAACGGCTTCAAAGCAACCATTTACTTAAATGATAACAAGGCACGAGTAAGCTTGGCAGAGGTGCTGCAGCAACAGCTGAAACAAATCAATATCGATTTGGAAGTGAAAGTGCTAGAGTTCGGTGCTTATATTGAAGCAGCCAACAAAGGCGAAACAGAATTGTTCCTCAGCGGTTGGGGAAATGCCACAGGCGATGCAGACTACAACCAATACAATCTGTTCCACACGAAGTCGCAAGGGGCAGCCGGCAACCATGCTTTCTACAGCAATCCGGAAGTGGACAAGCTGATCGATGAGGGCCGCAAAGAGAAAGACGAAGAAAAACGGAAGCAAATCTACGAAAAAGCACAGCAAATCGAAATGGACGAAGCGGCAATGGTACCATATCGCTTCTCAGAAAACCTCGCAGCGATTCAAAAAGGCGTAGAAGGAGTTTGGATCAGCCCAGCAGGACACATTGAGATCGACGATGTAACCATGCCATAA
- a CDS encoding amidohydrolase family protein, with protein sequence MKASLWIKNASLECGYIEENGIVTGTKTERFHVLLTDGRVEKIVPALSDIPDGVSVWDAQGLLMLPSFREMHIHLDKTFYGGPWQAVLPAPNRFFRIEQEQELLPLQLPVARERAEKLLELVQSHGATHVRTHCNIDPVIGLKNLEATLEALATYREKLSWEIVAFPQHGLLRSDSVSLVREAMKHGAGLVGGVDPATFDDDIEKSLDTMMDIAVEANADVDIHLHEPGHLGVYMMKKLAAMTKDAGWQGRVTVSHAYGLGEVPTAVAKEVAELFTEQQIAVMSAVPIDMPTIPIPLLHAKGVHVGLGNDNITDHWDPFGTGDMLQKANRLAERFRWIDERSLSRALGFVTGGVTPLDQAGNQVWPKVGDEANAVFVRAKCSAEAVARLSPKEAVVFSGKIVWQKQ encoded by the coding sequence ATGAAAGCAAGCTTGTGGATCAAAAATGCGAGTCTGGAATGTGGGTATATAGAGGAGAATGGCATCGTGACGGGAACAAAGACGGAGCGTTTCCACGTCTTGCTCACGGACGGTCGCGTTGAGAAAATCGTACCTGCGCTGTCAGATATACCTGACGGGGTATCTGTGTGGGATGCACAAGGCCTACTGATGCTTCCTTCTTTCCGGGAAATGCACATTCATTTAGACAAAACATTTTATGGAGGTCCGTGGCAAGCTGTTCTTCCTGCTCCCAATCGTTTTTTTCGAATCGAGCAAGAGCAGGAACTGCTACCCCTCCAGCTTCCCGTTGCCCGTGAGCGTGCAGAAAAGCTGCTGGAGCTAGTGCAATCGCACGGCGCTACTCACGTGCGGACGCATTGCAACATTGACCCGGTCATTGGGCTGAAAAATCTGGAAGCCACATTAGAGGCATTGGCGACTTACCGTGAAAAACTTTCCTGGGAAATTGTCGCGTTTCCCCAACATGGCTTGCTGCGCAGTGATTCTGTTTCCCTCGTTCGTGAGGCGATGAAGCATGGAGCCGGACTCGTCGGTGGTGTCGATCCTGCCACGTTTGACGATGATATCGAGAAATCACTTGATACGATGATGGATATAGCGGTTGAAGCGAATGCGGATGTGGACATTCACCTGCACGAGCCTGGTCATTTGGGTGTTTATATGATGAAAAAATTGGCTGCAATGACGAAGGATGCGGGGTGGCAAGGTCGAGTCACTGTCAGCCATGCTTACGGGCTAGGAGAGGTACCGACTGCGGTGGCCAAAGAGGTCGCGGAGCTTTTCACCGAGCAGCAAATCGCTGTCATGTCGGCTGTTCCCATTGATATGCCAACCATCCCAATTCCGTTGCTTCATGCCAAAGGCGTCCATGTTGGATTGGGCAATGACAACATTACTGATCATTGGGACCCATTTGGAACAGGAGATATGCTGCAAAAGGCAAACCGTCTGGCTGAACGGTTCCGGTGGATCGATGAGCGATCTCTATCGCGTGCACTGGGATTCGTTACAGGTGGCGTGACCCCACTGGATCAAGCTGGCAATCAAGTTTGGCCGAAAGTCGGAGATGAGGCAAATGCGGTTTTTGTCCGTGCCAAATGCTCCGCCGAGGCTGTGGCCAGACTATCTCCGAAGGAAGCAGTGGTTTTCTCGGGCAAGATAGTTTGGCAGAAACAATAA
- a CDS encoding glutathione ABC transporter substrate-binding protein, with product MKKQKMLGSMLVGILSVGLVLTGCSSGTEQGTAGTPTAKEAPATDQTLVIARQSDANNLDPHFISAINAASVVHHNVYEGLVQRDDNMAFKPMLATEWKQLDDVNWEFKLRQGVSFHDGTPFNAEAVKATFARVRDEKVASPRASQFKMLSEIKVVDDYTVQFKLAYPYSPLLSILANHEGSIISPKAIEQYGKDLSKHPVGTGPFVFESWTPGQEIVLVKNDNYWGEKVKFKKAVFKVVPEDTTRVAMVETGEAHIAEPLPVTEIDRVSNSPHMSLYRTEGLGTDFIGFNTKKKPFDDIRVRQAINYAIETDAIIKGVYNDVGTKANSAVSPKVLGYDGALKGYEFDPNKAKALLKEAGYPDGFKTTLWTGDRKERINAAEVIQSQLKGIGIDVEVKVLEYGAYLDAEDNGETELFISGWGNATGDADYNQYNLFHSSSLGKGGNTTFYVNKEVDKLIEEGRREQDTEKRKQIYGKVLEIEKQEAPIVPIRNLEHVAAVSKNIKGFWISPSGYMMIKGITIE from the coding sequence GTGAAAAAACAAAAGATGCTAGGTTCAATGCTGGTAGGTATTCTGAGCGTTGGCCTCGTGCTTACAGGCTGTTCATCGGGTACAGAGCAAGGTACGGCAGGGACTCCGACTGCGAAGGAAGCTCCGGCAACGGATCAGACGCTGGTGATTGCACGGCAGTCTGACGCAAACAATCTGGATCCGCACTTTATTTCAGCGATCAATGCAGCGAGTGTGGTCCATCACAATGTGTACGAAGGTCTTGTCCAGCGAGATGATAACATGGCGTTCAAACCAATGCTAGCCACGGAATGGAAGCAGTTGGACGATGTCAACTGGGAGTTCAAGCTACGTCAGGGAGTCAGCTTCCACGATGGTACGCCGTTTAACGCCGAAGCGGTGAAAGCAACATTCGCACGCGTACGCGATGAAAAAGTCGCCTCTCCACGCGCGTCTCAGTTTAAGATGCTTTCGGAAATAAAAGTAGTGGATGATTACACCGTGCAATTCAAGTTAGCCTACCCGTACTCCCCATTACTGTCGATCCTCGCCAACCACGAAGGCAGCATCATCAGCCCAAAAGCAATAGAGCAATATGGCAAGGACCTGAGCAAACATCCCGTCGGTACAGGACCGTTTGTATTCGAATCGTGGACACCTGGCCAAGAGATTGTACTCGTGAAAAATGACAATTACTGGGGAGAGAAGGTAAAATTCAAGAAGGCCGTCTTCAAAGTCGTACCGGAGGACACGACCCGCGTAGCCATGGTAGAGACGGGAGAGGCGCACATCGCTGAACCATTGCCGGTAACGGAAATTGACCGCGTCAGTAATTCCCCTCATATGAGCTTGTACCGAACAGAGGGTTTAGGGACAGATTTCATCGGGTTCAATACCAAGAAGAAGCCGTTTGACGACATCCGTGTTCGTCAGGCGATCAACTATGCGATTGAGACAGATGCGATTATCAAAGGTGTGTACAACGATGTCGGAACGAAAGCGAATTCAGCAGTGAGTCCGAAGGTTCTAGGATACGATGGGGCGTTAAAAGGATACGAGTTCGATCCGAATAAGGCGAAGGCCCTGTTAAAAGAAGCAGGCTACCCAGACGGCTTCAAGACAACCTTGTGGACAGGCGATCGCAAGGAACGGATTAATGCTGCGGAAGTCATTCAGTCCCAGTTAAAAGGAATCGGCATTGATGTAGAGGTAAAAGTGCTTGAGTATGGAGCTTATTTGGATGCAGAAGACAACGGTGAGACAGAGCTGTTCATCAGCGGCTGGGGCAATGCCACTGGAGACGCTGACTACAACCAGTACAATCTGTTCCACTCCAGTTCTTTGGGCAAAGGCGGTAACACAACATTCTACGTGAATAAAGAAGTGGACAAGCTGATCGAAGAGGGGCGCCGCGAGCAGGATACGGAAAAACGCAAGCAAATTTATGGGAAGGTATTGGAGATTGAAAAGCAAGAAGCACCAATCGTCCCGATCCGCAATCTTGAACATGTCGCTGCAGTCAGCAAAAACATCAAAGGCTTCTGGATCAGCCCTTCTGGGTATATGATGATCAAAGGCATTACGATCGAATAA
- a CDS encoding NUDIX hydrolase: MQEEQLDIFDEAGQHIGVEARSEVHRLGLWHQTFHCWIYRVVDDQIEMLFQKRHPQKDTCPDLLDITSAGHLLATEQPCDGVRELEEELGLSVSFEELDQLGVIRDVMVAPSIIDKEMCHTFLYECDQPLREYRIQEEEVTGLFWVSLRELERLFAGEIGQMTVNGFLLMENGEPKDIAMIAAKADFVPHEVHYYQQVFAAVKRRAANAANR; this comes from the coding sequence ATGCAGGAAGAGCAGCTAGACATATTTGACGAAGCAGGACAGCATATCGGGGTAGAAGCGCGTAGCGAAGTACACCGCTTGGGGCTGTGGCACCAAACCTTTCACTGCTGGATTTATCGTGTAGTAGATGACCAGATCGAAATGTTGTTCCAAAAAAGACATCCACAAAAGGATACTTGTCCAGATCTGCTCGACATTACCTCTGCCGGTCATCTTCTCGCCACGGAACAGCCATGTGACGGCGTGCGGGAATTGGAGGAGGAGCTGGGCTTGTCCGTGAGCTTTGAGGAATTGGACCAGTTAGGCGTAATTCGTGATGTTATGGTTGCCCCCTCTATCATTGATAAGGAAATGTGCCATACATTTTTGTATGAATGCGATCAACCGTTACGCGAGTACCGTATACAGGAAGAAGAAGTCACAGGGCTGTTTTGGGTCAGTCTGCGTGAGTTAGAGCGGTTGTTTGCGGGCGAGATCGGACAGATGACGGTGAATGGATTTTTGCTAATGGAAAATGGTGAACCAAAGGATATAGCAATGATCGCGGCCAAGGCTGACTTTGTACCGCATGAAGTGCATTATTACCAGCAGGTGTTTGCAGCAGTGAAACGACGCGCAGCCAACGCAGCCAATCGATAG
- a CDS encoding glutathione ABC transporter substrate-binding protein: MKKTGMVGSLLALTLTVSVALTGCGGANSEQSGSTNTTAAEAPKEGGTLIVARKADANNLDPHFISNIPSANYVYGKVYESLVSRDKNGEYKPTLATEWKQLDDLTWEFKLREGVTFHDGTPFTADAVKKTFERVRDPKVASPRASNFSMIKEIKIVDDKTVHFVLEYPFAPLLSILASSEGSIISPKAIAEHSDTLAKQPVGTGPFKFTSWAPGQEMKLAKNDTYWGEKPKVDEVLYKVVPEDTTRVAMIEAGEAHIGDQLPVTEVERAQASPGMNMVRAEGLGVDYIGFNVQKKPFDDVRVRQAVAHAIEKQAIVQGVYNNVGTQAVSSLSPKVIGYNPNLQDYAYDVNAAKALLAEAGYPNGFKTTIVTDDRKERMNVAEVIQSQLKGIGIDLEIKVMEYGAYLEYADNGEHAMFIGGWGNATGDGDYNQYNVFHSTSKGSAGNMAFYNNPEVDKLIEEGRREKDAQKRNEIYAKLQEIELKEVPILPIRTIDHVAVTSKNVNGFWLSPVGYLMLDDVSIN, translated from the coding sequence ATGAAGAAAACGGGCATGGTCGGTTCCTTGTTGGCTCTGACATTGACGGTTAGTGTTGCGCTGACTGGATGTGGTGGTGCGAACTCGGAGCAATCCGGTTCGACGAATACAACTGCTGCTGAAGCGCCGAAAGAAGGGGGAACCCTGATTGTCGCTCGCAAGGCAGACGCCAATAATCTGGACCCGCATTTCATCTCCAATATTCCTTCGGCAAACTATGTGTATGGAAAAGTGTATGAGAGCTTGGTTTCTCGCGATAAAAACGGCGAGTACAAGCCTACTCTAGCAACTGAATGGAAACAGCTCGATGACTTGACATGGGAGTTCAAGCTCCGTGAGGGTGTTACGTTCCACGATGGTACACCCTTTACAGCAGACGCTGTGAAAAAGACGTTCGAACGTGTACGCGATCCAAAGGTTGCATCACCGCGTGCATCCAACTTCTCCATGATCAAGGAAATTAAGATCGTAGATGATAAGACAGTACATTTCGTACTGGAGTATCCTTTTGCACCGCTGCTCTCCATCTTGGCTAGCTCAGAAGGAAGTATCATTAGCCCGAAAGCAATCGCCGAGCATTCCGATACATTGGCGAAGCAGCCTGTGGGAACCGGACCTTTCAAATTTACATCATGGGCACCGGGTCAAGAAATGAAACTCGCAAAAAATGATACCTACTGGGGTGAAAAGCCAAAGGTAGATGAAGTATTGTATAAGGTTGTTCCAGAAGATACGACGCGTGTAGCGATGATCGAAGCAGGCGAAGCGCACATCGGCGACCAGCTTCCCGTGACGGAAGTAGAGCGTGCACAGGCATCTCCTGGGATGAACATGGTGCGTGCAGAAGGCTTGGGTGTGGATTACATCGGCTTTAACGTGCAGAAAAAGCCATTTGATGATGTACGTGTACGTCAAGCTGTCGCACATGCTATCGAAAAGCAAGCCATTGTACAAGGGGTATACAACAATGTAGGAACACAGGCTGTTTCCTCGCTGTCACCAAAAGTCATCGGCTACAACCCGAATCTCCAGGATTACGCGTATGACGTCAATGCAGCAAAAGCACTGCTCGCAGAAGCAGGTTACCCAAACGGCTTCAAGACAACCATCGTGACAGATGACCGTAAAGAGCGCATGAACGTAGCAGAAGTCATCCAGTCACAGTTGAAAGGCATCGGCATTGATTTGGAGATCAAAGTAATGGAATACGGTGCGTATCTGGAGTACGCAGACAATGGTGAGCATGCGATGTTCATCGGGGGCTGGGGCAATGCAACAGGGGATGGCGACTACAACCAGTACAACGTCTTCCACAGCACTTCGAAAGGCAGCGCAGGTAACATGGCGTTCTACAACAATCCAGAGGTAGACAAGCTGATTGAAGAAGGACGTCGCGAAAAAGATGCGCAAAAACGCAATGAAATTTACGCAAAGCTGCAAGAAATCGAGCTGAAGGAAGTACCGATTCTTCCAATCCGTACGATTGATCATGTGGCGGTTACGTCCAAGAATGTAAATGGCTTCTGGCTGAGCCCTGTTGGCTACTTGATGCTGGATGATGTATCGATCAACTAA